The DNA region CATCCATCATCACTTGACCTCCCAGAAAAGTTCTTTTCTTCCCTTGTGTGGCAGGAGCTATTAATCCCACTCCATTTCCCACACGTAGCATGTGCGGCTCAGTATTGGGCGCATGTAGACCAAGGCTCACCGTCGCCCGAATCTCCACTCACCAGGTTAGGAGGGAGGCTGGCGAGGTCAGGCTGCTGGCCAAGGGGGCAGAGCTCCCAGGGTAGGAGGCAGGACGCAAACCTGGTCCGCTAAGAGTGAAGCTGCAGACCTGAGCGCAGTGCCCCGTGGACAGCCAGTGTGAGTGAAGGGTGGACAGAGCTCCAACCTGGGGTGGCAGAGACAGGGGAAAGGGGGTGGAACTGTGGGCCTGtgaacccccccccaaaaaaagccagTCCTCACGGTGACCCACAGAGCTCTGCACTCTGACCCTCACCTCtctgaccccacccccacctcccacccctttaCTCATCCTGCTTCTGCCACCCTGGCCTCAGTATACCTTGAACATTCCCCAAAGAatcctacctcagggcctttgcactacCAGGAAGGCTCCTCCCCAGGGCCCCATGTGGCTTATTTTCTGAAACAGTGCTCAAGGGACACTTCTGACCATTTCAGAGACCTGCAtctccctgtcccccaccccatcctgccTCCCAGCATTATTTTTCTCCATGGTGCTTCCTCTGTGCGACAGATTCACATTCCACCTATATTTTGTGAAATGTCCCTTCCTCCTCACCAGAAATGTTAGCTGTCTTTCCCTATGGTGTCCCCATGCCTAGAACAGAACTGGCACACTGGGGACACAGGATAAGTGTTTACCCCATGCCTCGATGTGCCCTCCCCACGCCCACAGGAAGGGAAAGGGTGTCATGGAAAGGCAGAGGACCCTGTGCATCAGAGCAGTGGGGCCTGTCCAGACGCAGGGCACGGCCTCCCTGCCCAAGGCCACGTGCCCCTGGCCGGGCCTCCACAGAGACGGTCCTACAGccatcaaaattaaatttattttccaggGAACACTGTTCTTGGCATTGAGAGGTGGACGGGCACAGGACATTTGGGGGCCTCCAGAACCAGGGGATGGGGACTTAGGGGCCGGTACCAAGGGACCCCCAAACTGACTCCCAGGGGTGACTGGCGCCTGGGCATCTCCCGGAGCCCCGCCCCTGGCcctttacttcttcttcttcttgcgGCCCCAGCGCTGGCGGCTCGCTTTCCCCCCACCGCCGTCGTCCCTCTGGCTCTGCCAGCTGGGCATGGGGGCCTCCAGCTCGTTGGGGCGGCCACCCCGGTCCGGCATTTCACCCATAAGCACCTAAGAATTGATCAGACTCgactttcagaggaaaaaaatagaaattgtggACAAGGGGTCCAGAGAGCAATGGAACAGCATGAGATTCAAGAAggaagggcaggggctggggctggggctcagcggtagagcgccgGCCTcgtacctgtgaggcactgggttcaatcctcagcaccacatgaaaacaaatacataaaacagagatattgtgtccgtctaaactaaaaaataaaaataaaataaaaagaaggaaggcaGATGGTGACTATTTGGGTAGTGGCTGGGGAGAAGGGGACAGACTGATGGAAGACAAGAGCATCCAGCTTTTAAACTGGCTTCAAAggtcatcagaaagtggcggagTGTGGGGGTGTACACTGAAAtctggcagctcaggaggctgaggcaggaggatcacgagttcaaagccagcctcagcaacttagtgaggccctaagcaacttggcaagaccctgtctctaaataaaacttatttaaaaaaaaggtggggggatgTGGTTAAGTACCTAAggcccgtgggttcaatcctggtacaaaaaataaaaataaaaaagtggggacctcagaaagaggaaaataaagagaaagatagCAAAGGTCCAAGTCCCCACCCATATTAATGAGAGCCCCTCAACTCTATTTCATATATGGGCTTTGTGTAACATTTCCAGCATGTCCAgtgtttttttccctaaatatccATTATTTgtccaggcgtggtggcacacgcctatgatcccagtgactcaggaggctgaggcagaaggatcacgagttcaaagccagcctcagcaaaaagtgaggtgctaagcaactgagagagaccctgtctctaaataaaatacaaaatagggctatggatgtggctcagtggttgagcacccctgagttcaatccctggtactgagaaaaaaaaatccattatttgCTCATTGCAAGTTTAAGACTActttagaggggctggggctggggctcagtggtagagcacttgcctggcatgtgtgaggcactgggtttgatcctcaacattacataaaaataaataaataaaataaaggtctattgacaactaaaaaaaatatttaaagacaacTTTAGAGAGGTATAAAGCTAAATTCTCAACCACTTAAACAGagtctatttgtttttaaaaacgtTAAGCTGGTGGATGGGGTGATGCACACCTGgaatcacagtgacttgggaggctgaggcaggaggatcaaaagtttgaggtcagcctcaaccacttagtgagaccctgtctcaagataatgGGAGTGTAACTCTCAGGCAGAAATCCCCTAGGTTTCATCCCCAGTCTCGGGGGAGTGGCAGGGGGGTGGTAAACCagttgcagtggcacacacctgtaatcccagcaactcaggaggctgagataggaagaaggatgccaagtttgaggccagcctcagcaatttagtgagattctgtctcaagataaaaaataaaaaaggactagagatttagctcagtggtagagcacctgtgagttcaatcccaaacaatgcaaaaaaaaaagaagttaaaaactCATAGACAGGGTAAGGTACAGGGGATAGAGTTTAAACAGCTGGTGAGGTGGGCAATAGCTCAGTAAACAGCTGGATTTTGTAAATAGCTGGACCTTGTTTCAGAGCACTAGAGAGCCACAGTACAGTTTTGAGCTGGGAAAGTCCATGATCAGATTTTTGAGTTTTAAGGTCCTTCTAGCTGCCATGTGAAGGGGGGGTTGCTTAGAGGTGGTCAGTCCAGAGGCCAAGAACCAGGGAGCGAGAGGTCAGGTGTGGACAGGGCAAAGGCTGAAAGGCCAATTTGAAGGCCAGGGATGTCAGAGACCTTCCCCACCCAGGTGCCCACCTTGTTGATGGCACAGCTGGTCCCCTGGCGGGCAGCCTTGCTAGTTGCTGGGACCAGGCGAGAAAGGTCAGCTCGGGCAGCCAGAACATGCGCGATGCAGACGTCTGATTCTGGGCTCAAAACCTCTCGAATTGGCATCAACACTGCCTTCATGGCCTTTCCTTGAGCCTGGAGGGGCAGAAAACAGGGAGAAGGTGCCCAAGAGCCTCCCTGGGTGGGATGTCATCTTGGAAGTGTCCCTTTCCCACTAAGGCCTCTGCATGCTTTGTATGTGGTTCATGCACTGGACACTTGGTCCCCAGTGTAATGGTATTAAGAAATGGCGTAATTGTTAAGAAGTCGAGTCTAGGGGAATCATAAGGTCACAGGGACACCACCCTTAGGAGTGGTTAATGCAGTCCAGTGGGTGTAGGTTAGACCTCGCTGCACTGGACTAGTTACCAAGAGAGCTCACTTTATAACAAGTGAGATTCCccatgttttgttcttttctacATGTGCCTGATTGCCACTCTTACAGGTACCCCCACTCTGTGATGCCACACAGTATGGGCTCTGACCATATTTGACTGCCCAAATTTGAACTTTTCAGCCTGTAAAACCATAAGTGACAATAAACCTCCTTATAAAGTACCCAGTCACAGGTACTTTGTCATGGCAACAAGAAACAGACTAAGATAGCATCACTGCCCACACCTCTCTCCAAGGGGTATAGTTCTGAAGACACTCCCAGCTCAGAGCTGGGAATTCTAGAATTCCCTGAAGGCTTGAGATTCTAGAAGCCCCAGATCTTACAAGATTCTAAAATGGTCTGGGCCTCAGAACTTCCAAGAGGATAATATTCCTGGCCCTCATTCCTCCACCTCACAGTTGTGGCCCCCACAACTAGGCCTCCTGCTCCTTCCAGTGTCCTGTGCCCACACCTTTGCCCGATCACTCCAGTGGAAAGCAGATGTCGTGAGGTCCAGGCGCTTGAGGAGGAGGCAGCGACGGCAGTAGTACTGATCTGCCAAGCTTCCGGATAGAGACTCCAACGCTTTCTGGAAGAAAAGGTCTGTCACACCCGGACCCCTCTCACTCCCGTGTCTGGATGTCACCTATAACTGTACATAGTCTTACCCATTGGGGTGCGTTCAGTGGGTAGCTGAGGAGGGGCTGCATGGACCCTGGGGGCAGGGAAGGCAGCAGCTCTGAAATCTGATGGGAGAAGAGAGGTCAACTGAAGCAGAAACAGGATGAACCCCTCCATGGGCCCCAGTTCCCCTAAACCCCGAGGACCCAGGCCACAGAACCAAGAATGGTGGCCTCAGTTCTAAAAACACAGCTATGTGATTGGGACACTCCCGCTAGGGCTTAGGGCTCCTTTTGGAAAGAAGAGCCAAGGAAGACGGGGTGGCTCCGGTCTCTACCTTGGCATGTAGCTCCCGCAATATCTGGCTGGCTTGAGTCCCTGGCATGGGTCTGGGCAGCCCCAGGGCTTGCAGGATGAGGACCAGTTCCTGGACCGTGCCAGCTTCCTCTTCTGCCCCGTCCCCAAGGGGCGTCACTGAGCTGGAGTCCAGCAGGGGGCGCAAGCACAAGAGGCGGGCAGCCTGGAGCTCAGAGCAGAGAAAGCCTGGAAACAGGAAAGGGATCCGTGCAGGTGCAGCGGAGGTGGACTGGGCCCCGCCACCTTCCAGCCCCTGCCCACCTGGAACACTGGCTCTGCCTCCAGAAGAAGCTTCACCCACTAGAGGCCGGGTGTCCCCGAATTCGACTCCCGCCCACTTCAAAACAACCTGCGCTGCTCCATCTAACTAAACCCACTTCGCTTCCAGAGTCTATCGTCAAAATTCTAGCCCTGCCCACGTCGGGGCTCTCGGCCGGCCCCAGCGCTGGCCCCACCCACTTCGGACCCTCTGGCCCGCCCTAAAATTCTGACCACGCCTCCCTGGGAACCCGAACCCTCCCTCAATGTTCCGAGCCCGCCCGCTCCGGAGCCCCTAGCCTCGCCCACTCCCGCATCCCGGGGCCGCCGCGGCTCACGCAGCAGGCGCAGGCCGGCGCCGGGTTCCCGCAACGCGGCCTCGCGGCCTTCGCCGCAGAGCGCGCGATCCGGGCAGTGCAACGCCCGCAGCAGTCCCGCCAACTGCCGCAGGAATCCCTCGTCGGCGCCGGGGCCTGCAGAAGGAGGGAGGAGTCAGGGCGCGGCCGAGCCCGCGGCTCC from Marmota flaviventris isolate mMarFla1 chromosome 18, mMarFla1.hap1, whole genome shotgun sequence includes:
- the Fam98c gene encoding protein FAM98C isoform X1, with protein sequence MEGAEAEAQEGAAVARDLRALGYGDFPEVASRGPSCPGFRALCVRLAAELVTLGTLEEPREEGAEVLSVGNGPGADEGFLRQLAGLLRALHCPDRALCGEGREAALREPGAGLRLLRFLCSELQAARLLCLRPLLDSSSVTPLGDGAEEEAGTVQELVLILQALGLPRPMPGTQASQILRELHAKISELLPSLPPGSMQPLLSYPLNAPQWKALESLSGSLADQYYCRRCLLLKRLDLTTSAFHWSDRAKAQGKAMKAVLMPIREVLSPESDVCIAHVLAARADLSRLVPATSKAARQGTSCAINKVLMGEMPDRGGRPNELEAPMPSWQSQRDDGGGGKASRQRWGRKKKKK
- the Fam98c gene encoding protein FAM98C isoform X2, producing the protein MEGAEAEAQEGAAVARDLRALGYGDFPEVASRGPSCPGFRALCVRLAAELVTLGTLEEPREEGAEVLSVGNGFLCSELQAARLLCLRPLLDSSSVTPLGDGAEEEAGTVQELVLILQALGLPRPMPGTQASQILRELHAKISELLPSLPPGSMQPLLSYPLNAPQWKALESLSGSLADQYYCRRCLLLKRLDLTTSAFHWSDRAKAQGKAMKAVLMPIREVLSPESDVCIAHVLAARADLSRLVPATSKAARQGTSCAINKVLMGEMPDRGGRPNELEAPMPSWQSQRDDGGGGKASRQRWGRKKKKK